The Streptococcus viridans genome contains the following window.
TCCGGTTCGTATGATTTTGTCACTGTTGCCGTCAAGCAAGCGACCTTCTCGGATATAGTCTATGCCTGGGTGACTCCTTTTACAGATATCCACTCTGAACAAGAAATGACAGGTGGCAGTTCCAGTGAGGAATTTTTCCGGATCAATCAATTTTATATGGAGACCTCTCAAAATACTGCCAAATACCAAGGATTAAAAACGGCTGGAAAAGAGACAGAGATGGAATTCTTAGGTGTTTATGTCATGCAAGTAGCAGAAGACTCTACCTTCAAAGGCGTTCTAAATATTGCGGACACGGTTACGGCCGTGAATGACAAAACATTCAAGAGCTCAAAAGAGCTCATCGAGTATGTTGGTTCCCAAAAAATTGGGGACAAGGTCTCAGTGACCTACACAGAAGATGGTCAGACCAAGATAGCTGAAGGAAAGATTATTAAGTTGGTCAATGGCAAGAATGGGATTGGGATTAGCTTGATTGACCGGACAGAAGTGAAGAGTGACGTGCCAATTGAGTTTGCGACAGCTGGCATCGGTGGTCCAAGTGCCGGGATGATGTTTAGTTTGTCCATCTATACCCAAGTAGCGGATCCAGACCTTCGTCAGGGACGCCACATCGCGGGGACAGGGACCATTAACCATGATGGGACTGTCGGAGATATCGGTGGAGTGGATAAAAAAGTTGTAGCAGCAGATCGCGCTGGTGCTGAAATCTTCTTTGCCCCTGATAATCCGGTGACAGAGGAAGTTAAAAAGAACAATCCGAATGCCAAGAGCAACTACGACGAAGCGGTAGAAACAGCTAAGAAAATTAAGACCAAGATGAAAATTGTTCCTGTCAAAACCTTGCAGGATGCCATCGACTATTTGAAAAAGAATTAAAGTAGCTTGCTCGATATAGTTTGTACTTGAAAGTATGAGCTGATGTTGGTAGATCGGAATATTCATCTTCCAATCAAATTCAAGTTTTTGCATATCAATCTCTCTATTTTTAGAGAGATTTTTTCTTTATACTAGTGTCAGAAAGAAAGGGAGGTAGTGAAATGATTCAAACCAGTTTGTTTTCCATTTCAGTATTCTTAGCGGGAGTTCTATCCTTTTTCTCCCCGTGTATTTTGCCACTGATGCCAGTCTATGTAGGGATTCTATTGGATTCTGAGCATGAAAAAACGGTGCGTATTTTTGGAAGAGATATTTCTTGGTATGGTTTGGTCAAGACCCTCTGTTTTATTGCTGGTCTATCAACCGTATTTCTCATCCTAGGTTATGGTGCAGGGGCCCTTGGTCAGGTACTCTATGCTCCCTGGTTTCGTTACCTACTAGGAGGGATTGTCATCTTATTGGGAATCCATCAGATGGGCCTCATCAATCTTCAGCAACTCCAAAAACAAAAGAGTATCCAACTGAAGAAGGACGAAAAACGCAATGAATTCTTCAATGCTTTTCTGATAGGGGTAACCTTTAGTTTTGGTTGGACCCCTTGTGTCGGACCAGTTTTGAGCTCTGTTTTAGCCATTGCCGCTTCTGGAGGAGATGGGGCTTTACAAGGCGCTCTCCTGATGCTGGTCTATACATTAGGCTTGGCGCTACCCTTCTTAGTCTTGGCTCTAGCTTCTAGCTGGGTTTTACAACATTTTGCTAAACTCAAGCCCCATATGGAAGCCTTGAAAAAAATTGGTGGTGCCCTCATCATCTTGATGGGCATCTTGCTGATGCTAGGAAATCTTAATAGCCTAGCATCCCTGTTTCACTAATCTTAAATGATTAAAGGAGAAAAATCATGAAAAAAATTCTTGCACTTTCTATTGCTACACTTAGCATCGTCACTTTAGCAGCTTGTTCTGGACAAAAATCAGATTCAGACATGAAAAAAACGGACGATAGTAGTATGATGAAGAAGGACGATATGAAGAAGGATGACATGAAGGATTCATCCATGTCCGATGATAAAATGAAAAAAGAAGACATGAAAGATTCATCTATGATGTCTGACAGCAGTTCTGAAATGAAGGACGATATGAAAGAAGATGAGATGAAATCTAGCGATTCAGAGATGAAAGACGACATGAGTGACTCATCTGACATGAAATCAGACCAATAAAGGACAGTAGGAAGAGGAAGTCGTCTGCTTGGGCGACTTTCTCCCTATTTATTAAAAAGGAGGAAGACATGAAAAAAATAGCCTTAGTAGCGACAGGACTTTTGTGTGTAGGATTGTTAGGGGCCTGCTCCGGACAAGGAATGGAATCATCCAACAAAAGTGAGACTAAGCAGACAGCCAAAACGGGAAATTCAGAGCAAGATGGAAAGAAGGTTCAAGAGTTTAACCTGCAAGGAGTAGACGGTAAGACATACCGCTTATCAGATTACAAGGGAAAGAAAGTTTACCTCAAATTTTGGGCTTCCTGGTGCTCAATCTGTCTTTCAACATTAGGCGACACAAATGATTTAGCAAAGACAGAGGAGGGTAAGGATTATGTGGTCTTATCCGTTGTAGCTCCAACCTTTAATGGTGAAAAATCGGAAGCAGATTTCAAAAACTGGTACCAGTCTTTGGATTACAAGGATTTCCCAGTCTTGATGGACAGTAAGGGCGACTTGCTCAAAGAGTATGGGATTCGCTCTTATCCATCTGCTCTCTTTATTGCGAGCGATGGAACTCTCGCTAAGACCCATATCGGTTATATGAGCAAGGAAGATATTGTCCAGACTCTAAAGGAAATGAAGTAAGGAGGACATAAAATGGAAACAAAATGGAAACTCATTTCCGTTCTTTTAGTGGGCCTATTTTGTTTTGGAATCTTTTTCCTTATCAAAGGATCCATGGCCTTGGATACATCAGATGCGACGACTGAGCAGATCAAAAAAGCGTCCATGAGTCAGACACCAGTAGCAAACAAAAAGAAGGAAGAAAAAGTCAATCCAGAAGACCAACGAGAAATCTATCTAGCTGGTGGTTGCTTCTGGGGTGTGGAAGAGTATTTTTCCCGTGTTCCGGGTGTCATTGATGCCGAATCGGGTTATGCCAATGGAAAAGGCGATACCACCAAGTATGAACTGGTCAAGCAAACAGGGCATGCTGAAACGGTACATATCACCTATAATGTCAAGAAGGTTTCCTTGAAAGAACTGCTTCTACACTATTTCCGGATTATTGATCCAACATCAAAAAACCGTCAGGGAAATGATGAGGGCAGTCAATATCGGACAGGAGTTTATTACACTGATGAAGCAGATTTGCCAACCATAAACCAAGTGTTTGAAGAGGTGGCGAAGAAGTATGATAAACCTTTGGCTGTAGAAAAAGAAGAACTTGCTAATTATATCAAGGCGGAAGACTATCATCAGGACTATCTACAGAAACATCCGAATGGCTATTGTCACATTGATGTGAATCAAGCTTCTTATCCGGTTATTGACGCTAGTCGCTATCCAAAACCGAGCGATGAAGAGATCAAGAAGAAGTTATCGCCCGAAGAATATGCAGTGACGCAAGAGAATGATACAGAGCGTGCTTTTTCTAACCGCTATTGGGATAAGTTTGAAGCGGGCATCTATGTGGATGTCGTAACAGGAGAGCCTCTCTTCTCCTCAAAAGATAAATTTGATTCTGGTTGTGGTTGGCCAAGCTTTAGCCGACCGATCAGTCCGGATGTGGCAACCTACAAGGAAGACAAGAGTTTCAATATGACTCGGACAGAGGTTCGGAGTCGAGTAGGAAATTCCCATCTAGGCCACGTCTTTACTGATGGACCTAAGGAAAAAGGTGGTCTTCGTTACTGCATCAATAGCTTGTCAATCAAATTCATCCCTAAAGCAGAGATGGTGGAAAAGGGCTACGGCTATTTGTTGGACTATGTCTGAGACTTTTGGCGACCTACTTTGATATAATGAGTATAATAAGGGTAAGTAGGTGAAACACATGTATTCAATCATGATTGTAGAAGACGAAGAGCTAGTTCGGCAGGGACTTACTTCTTTAGTGAATTATGAACAGTTTGGGATGAAGGTCATTGACCAAGCGGAGAATGGGAGAATAGCTTGGGAAAAATTTCAAGCACAACCAGCTGATCTTCTATTGACTGATATCAATATGCCACAGATGAATGGCTTAGATTTGGCCCAACTGGTCCGAGAGAAGGCTCCTTCCTGCCATATCATCTTTCTAACAGGCTATGATGATTTTGAGTTTGCTCGGAAAGCCATTCGACTCGGAGCAGATGACTATCTCCTCAAGCCCTTTTCAAAAGTAGATATTGAAGAGATGTTGGGGAAAGTCAAGAATAAGCTAGACGAGGAACGAAAGAAAGCCCAGGTTGAAACCTTGGTGGATCAGGGTCATTCGACAGAGTTGGAAGAGGCTATTCATTCCCGCTTAGCGGATTCCCAATTGACCCTCAAGGACTTGGCTTTTCAACTGGGTTTTAGTCCCTCTTATCTGAGTGTTCTAATCAAGAAAAAATTGGGCCTCCCTTTTCAAGAATACTTGATCCAAGAACGGATGAAAAAGGCCAAACTTTTACTCTTGACGACCGATCTCAAGATTTATGAGATTGCAGATCAGGTTGGTTTTGAGGATATGAACTATTTTTCTCAACGCTTTAAACAAGTAGTCGGTGTAACCCCAAGACAATACAAAAAAGGAGAGCATGAATGAAACGATACCCTTTGCTGATTCAGCTGATTGTCTATGTATTTGTCTTCATTCTCTTACTCTTGGGTTTGGTCGGTAGTCTATACTATCAAACTAGCTCAGCAACCATTGGCCAACTGACAGAGCGGACAACCCGCAATAGTATCGACCAGAGTAGTCAGTTTATCACCTCCTATCTGAAAAAATTGAAGCAGACCACCTCGGTCCTTAGTAAAGAAGAGACCGTTCGTCAGTTTGCTCAAGACAAGGAGGTGAGCCCAGAAGCCGTTCAAAGTCTGATGCGAACCATTATTGAGACAGACCCAGATCTGGTTTCGGCTGTCTTGGTGACTAAGGATGGACGCCTCGTTGCTACGGATTCTCAAATTAGCATGCAAACCTCATCGGATATGATGAACGAAAGATGGTATCAGGAAGCTATCAAGGAGAGGGCCATGCCAGTCTTGACGCCGGCCCGGAAGGAATCCTTGTCTTCAGAGAAGGACAAGTGGGTGATTTCTATCACCCAGGAAGTGGTGGATGCTTCTGGTCAAAATCTAGGAGTTTTGCGCCTAGATATTGGTTATCAGAGTCTAGAGGCTTATCTGGATCATCTCCAACTAGGCAAAAAAGGCTTTAGTTTCATCGTCAATCAGAAGCATGAATTTGTCTACCATCCTAAAAAGACAGTCTATTCTTCCAGTCGGGAAATGCAGGCCATGCAACCCTATATTGCTGTCAAGGATGGCTATGCCCAAAAGGGGCAGAACTTTGTCTACCAAATTGCTATACCAGAGAGTGATTGGACCTTAATTGGAGTGGCTTCTCTGAAAGGTCTCCAGATGCTTCAGTCGCAAATGCTCTATTCCTTTATAGGTTTAGGAGTTCTCGTCCTCATCATGTGTTGGATGGGAATCTGGTTCATTCTGCGCTTGTGGATTAAACCCCTACAAGACTTACAGGTTGTCATTCTGAAAATAGGAGCTGGTGATTCCCACTTGCGGGCAACTACCAAGGGATCGCCCGAATTGGTAGATCTTGCTCAAGCCTTTAACCGTATGTTGGATCAAATTGAAAACCTTATGCAATTGGTTAAAGAAGAGGAACAAAACGCACGACGTTATGAACTGCGAGCTCTTTCAGCCCAAATCAACCCTCATTTCCTCTATAACACCTTGGATACCATTGTCTGGATGGCTGAGTTTAATGATGGTCAGCGCGTGGTTGACTTGACTAAGTCCCTAGCCAAATATTTCCGCCTTGCTCTCAATCAAGGACAAGAACAAATTAGGCTTCAAGACGAAATAGACCATGTGCGCCAGTATCTCTTCATTCAGAAACAACGCTATGGAGATAAGTTGAATTATGAAATTTTTGAAGAGGGGACGTTGGGAGATTATCAGCTTCCAAAACTGGTTCTACAACCCTTAGTGGAAAATGCCATCTATCACGGTATCAAGGAGATGGATCGGCCGGGCATGATACGAGTCACTTCGGAAATCAGAGAAGAACAAGTGGTTCTGACGATTTACGATAATGGACGAGGCTTTGCCTTGTCTGAGTCGACAGACCAAACCCTTCTTCAGCTAGGAGGAGTTGGTTTGCAAAATGTGGATCAACGCTTGCGGTTACAGTTTGGGGCTAGCTATCATATGGAGATTGATTCTAAGCCTAATAGCTATACGAAAATCACTCTTCATCTACCTCTCACATCACGTGATGAACATTCATGGGAGTGAAAAAGAACTTCATAAAATAAAAAAGTTGAAAAGGTTACCCAAATCTTTTCAATTTTCCCACCTCCGCACAGCTCCAATAGTCTGGAGCGTGTTGGAGGTTGAAAACAACGGAAACGTTGTCTCCTTTATTTTAGGTTATCTTTGGGACTTAATAAGCGAACAAAGACTTAGGAAACTTGCTCGCAAGTTCAATCTGATACCTCAAAGCAGTGCTTTGAGGTATCAACCACTGCGTCTTGCTGTTATTCCTATCAAATATCAAAGGTTGAAATATAGATAAACTATTTTTTACATAAAATAGCTAGATGATTTTCAAAAAATAAAAGTTATTTTTTGAGTCATTGAAGCAGGTCTAAAACTTTCCGCTGTGAGAAAAGTGCCTGAAATGTAATTGTTTCAGGCACTCAGAATTATTGAGACCTTAGGCTCAATAATTAGTCATGGAACTTCTACGAAGTTCGCTGGCGTCCGTACTCACCTAAGGAAAGTTTTTCAGAAGACTTTATCTTCCATCTGAGCAGGCTTTGAAAAAGCCTGCTTTTTATAATGTGACAGGAAGAAGAAGTAAATTAAATCGTCAGACTTTTTACAGATTATCTCTTTTCCGTTGAAATTCTATCTAAAGATAGGGATTTATGATAAAATAAAGTGTTACAACTAAAGGTATGAATAAAGGAAAGCTATGCGCAAAGAAATATCCCCTGAATTATTTAATTACAATAAATATCCTGGACCGGAATTTCGTCTGGTTGGCAATCAAGTGCTAGCAGAACAATTGACATTTGAACTGGTTGAGAACCAAAATGATGCCTTTGATGCGACGGTCTTTGGTCAGCGTTTTTCAGAGGTTTTGACCAAATTTGATTATATTGTCGGTGATTGGAGCAATGAACAGTTGCGTCTACGTGGCTTCTATAAAGAGGAACGTCCAGTCACAGATGCAGAGAAAATCAGCCGTCTGGAAGATTATTTACTAGAATACTGTAGCTATGGTTGTGCTTATTTTGTCCTAGAAAATGCAGAACCCCGTCGAGCATCCTTTGACAAAAAATCTTCTCCAAAACAACAGGAAGAGGGCAACCGTTCTGCTAAGCGTGGCGGTCGTCAAAATCGCCGAAATCGTTCTAAGAATCAGCCACGAGAACGTGAACAAGAGCAAAAACAAAAGACTTCTCAACCAAAGAAAAAGAACCGTCAGCGGTCTAGAAAAAAAGATGCACAGGGTGAGCAAGAACGCCACTTTGTCATCCGTCAAAAGTAAAGAGAGAAAAGAGATAAGATGAAACCTTCAATTTATGGCCTGACTCGACAAGAACTGATCGAGTGGGTAGAAGAAAATGGTGAAAAGAAGTTCCGAGCAACCCAAATCTGGGAATGGCTCTATCGCAAACGCGTTCAGTCATTTGAAGAAATGACCAACCTATCGAAGGACTTGATTGAAACCTTGAACGACCAGTTCGTGATCAATCCTTTGAAACAACGAATCGTGCAAGAGTCGGCAGATGGAACCGTCAAATACCTTTTTGAATTGCCAGATGGCATGTTGATTGAGACAGTATTGATGCGTCAACACTACGGCTTGTCAGTCTGTGTCACCACTCAGGTAGGGTGCAACATCGGCTGTACCTTCTGTGCATCTGGTTTGATCAAGAAACAACGCGATTTGAACAGTGGGGAAATCGTTGCCCAAATCATGTTGGTTCAAAAATACTTTGACGAACGTGGACAAGATGAACGCGTCAGCCACATCGTTGTGATGGGAATTGGTGAGCCGTTTGATAACTACAAGAATGTCTTGAGCTTTG
Protein-coding sequences here:
- a CDS encoding SepM family pheromone-processing serine protease, which encodes MIGTLLLILALLAFFVPLPYYLEMPGSSEDIRQVMRVNHKNDEASGSYDFVTVAVKQATFSDIVYAWVTPFTDIHSEQEMTGGSSSEEFFRINQFYMETSQNTAKYQGLKTAGKETEMEFLGVYVMQVAEDSTFKGVLNIADTVTAVNDKTFKSSKELIEYVGSQKIGDKVSVTYTEDGQTKIAEGKIIKLVNGKNGIGISLIDRTEVKSDVPIEFATAGIGGPSAGMMFSLSIYTQVADPDLRQGRHIAGTGTINHDGTVGDIGGVDKKVVAADRAGAEIFFAPDNPVTEEVKKNNPNAKSNYDEAVETAKKIKTKMKIVPVKTLQDAIDYLKKN
- the ccdA2 gene encoding thiol-disulfide oxidoreductase-associated membrane protein CcdA2, with the translated sequence MIQTSLFSISVFLAGVLSFFSPCILPLMPVYVGILLDSEHEKTVRIFGRDISWYGLVKTLCFIAGLSTVFLILGYGAGALGQVLYAPWFRYLLGGIVILLGIHQMGLINLQQLQKQKSIQLKKDEKRNEFFNAFLIGVTFSFGWTPCVGPVLSSVLAIAASGGDGALQGALLMLVYTLGLALPFLVLALASSWVLQHFAKLKPHMEALKKIGGALIILMGILLMLGNLNSLASLFH
- a CDS encoding redoxin domain-containing protein, encoding MKKIALVATGLLCVGLLGACSGQGMESSNKSETKQTAKTGNSEQDGKKVQEFNLQGVDGKTYRLSDYKGKKVYLKFWASWCSICLSTLGDTNDLAKTEEGKDYVVLSVVAPTFNGEKSEADFKNWYQSLDYKDFPVLMDSKGDLLKEYGIRSYPSALFIASDGTLAKTHIGYMSKEDIVQTLKEMK
- the msrB gene encoding peptide-methionine (R)-S-oxide reductase MsrB codes for the protein METKWKLISVLLVGLFCFGIFFLIKGSMALDTSDATTEQIKKASMSQTPVANKKKEEKVNPEDQREIYLAGGCFWGVEEYFSRVPGVIDAESGYANGKGDTTKYELVKQTGHAETVHITYNVKKVSLKELLLHYFRIIDPTSKNRQGNDEGSQYRTGVYYTDEADLPTINQVFEEVAKKYDKPLAVEKEELANYIKAEDYHQDYLQKHPNGYCHIDVNQASYPVIDASRYPKPSDEEIKKKLSPEEYAVTQENDTERAFSNRYWDKFEAGIYVDVVTGEPLFSSKDKFDSGCGWPSFSRPISPDVATYKEDKSFNMTRTEVRSRVGNSHLGHVFTDGPKEKGGLRYCINSLSIKFIPKAEMVEKGYGYLLDYV
- a CDS encoding response regulator transcription factor; amino-acid sequence: MYSIMIVEDEELVRQGLTSLVNYEQFGMKVIDQAENGRIAWEKFQAQPADLLLTDINMPQMNGLDLAQLVREKAPSCHIIFLTGYDDFEFARKAIRLGADDYLLKPFSKVDIEEMLGKVKNKLDEERKKAQVETLVDQGHSTELEEAIHSRLADSQLTLKDLAFQLGFSPSYLSVLIKKKLGLPFQEYLIQERMKKAKLLLLTTDLKIYEIADQVGFEDMNYFSQRFKQVVGVTPRQYKKGEHE
- a CDS encoding cache domain-containing sensor histidine kinase; protein product: MKRYPLLIQLIVYVFVFILLLLGLVGSLYYQTSSATIGQLTERTTRNSIDQSSQFITSYLKKLKQTTSVLSKEETVRQFAQDKEVSPEAVQSLMRTIIETDPDLVSAVLVTKDGRLVATDSQISMQTSSDMMNERWYQEAIKERAMPVLTPARKESLSSEKDKWVISITQEVVDASGQNLGVLRLDIGYQSLEAYLDHLQLGKKGFSFIVNQKHEFVYHPKKTVYSSSREMQAMQPYIAVKDGYAQKGQNFVYQIAIPESDWTLIGVASLKGLQMLQSQMLYSFIGLGVLVLIMCWMGIWFILRLWIKPLQDLQVVILKIGAGDSHLRATTKGSPELVDLAQAFNRMLDQIENLMQLVKEEEQNARRYELRALSAQINPHFLYNTLDTIVWMAEFNDGQRVVDLTKSLAKYFRLALNQGQEQIRLQDEIDHVRQYLFIQKQRYGDKLNYEIFEEGTLGDYQLPKLVLQPLVENAIYHGIKEMDRPGMIRVTSEIREEQVVLTIYDNGRGFALSESTDQTLLQLGGVGLQNVDQRLRLQFGASYHMEIDSKPNSYTKITLHLPLTSRDEHSWE
- a CDS encoding YutD family protein, whose product is MRKEISPELFNYNKYPGPEFRLVGNQVLAEQLTFELVENQNDAFDATVFGQRFSEVLTKFDYIVGDWSNEQLRLRGFYKEERPVTDAEKISRLEDYLLEYCSYGCAYFVLENAEPRRASFDKKSSPKQQEEGNRSAKRGGRQNRRNRSKNQPREREQEQKQKTSQPKKKNRQRSRKKDAQGEQERHFVIRQK